AGATGTTCAGCGGGTACACCTCGGCCGGCTTATGCGGCTCGTATAACTGCGTCGCGAGGAACAAGCGCTTTTCGTATCCGTCGATCGAGAATTCGTCCTCCGGCGTGGCGAACGATTCGCGGAACTCGCTCGTGCGGACGGACGGGCCGAGCTGATCCCAAGAGACGTTCCAAGTCGTGACCGTGGAGAATTCCTTCACGTTCGTATATTTCGCCGGTCGCCCGTGGAAATCGATTTCGCCCGCCTCCGAAGGTCTCCAGTAATCGCCTTCCGGACCGAAGACGGAGAAGATCGTCGCCTCCTCGGTCGCCATCAGGTCGGCCAGCTTGATCGCCGCGATGCGCTGCTCTTCGGTCGCCTTATTCGTGATCGCGAATTGGCCTCTGCCGATCGACGGATAATAGGCGGCCAGCTGCGTGCCGTCCGGACCTTTGAGCGGCGGAACGACGTGATAATCGGCGTGGTTGTTGTCCTCGAGCAGCTGGACGCCCATCGCGACATGCCCGGCGGCGTAGGCGCCAAGGATCGGGGCATTCGCGTTGTTGGCGATCTGCTTCAACGCGTCCTCGTCCTGCGTGAAGGCGGCCGGATCGATCAACCCTTCCGCGTACAGCTTGTTCAGGTAGCGAAGCCCTTCGCGCCACTGCTCCTTGTTCGCCGCGATATCGACCTTCCCGTTCTCGAGCGTGAAGTAATCCTCCGAATTGTTGTAGATGAAGGCGTTCATGAGGAAGCCGTCGATATTGCCGTGCCACGAATTTTGGAATCCGCTGAGCGGAATTTCGTCGGCCACCCCGTTGCCGTTCGGGTCTTTCTCCTTGAACGCCTTCAACACTTGATAAAACTCCTCCGTCGTCGTCGGCATCGACATGCCGAGCGCCTCCAGCCAAGCGGCGTTGATCCACATTTTCTGAGAAAACATGCAGTGGTAGCATTCGTTCACTTGAGGCAGAGCGTAAATGTTGCCGTCCGGCGCCGTAATTTCGCTCGTGTATTCTTCGATCATATCCATGGTGTTCTTAATATTCGGACCGTACTGCTCGATCAAGTCGTTCAGCGGGATCAATACGCCTTGCTGGCCGTATTTCAGCTGTTCCTCCTTCGTCAAGTCGCCGTGGATGAACACATCGGGATAATCGCCGCTGGCCAGCAGCAGCTGCTTCCGTTCGTTCGCGCCTTCGGAAGGCGCCAGCACCCACTGAATGTCGATCCCGACCGTCTCCTCCACATACTTGGTGAACAAGTTCGTGTCCATGTTTTCGATCCGGACCAGCTGCGGAGCGAAGGCAGAGAAGGAGACGACGCCTTGCGTCCCTTCGCCTTGTCCGGCGCCTTCTCCCTCTCCGCCGCCGCCGTTCCCTCCGCCCATGCACCCGGCGATCAGCAGCAGAACCATCGCCGCGCAAATCGTTACCGTCCATCTTCTTTTCATCATCACAACTCCCTTCGTATGTACCGCCTTCTACCCTTTGATCGAGCCGATCATGATGCCTTGTACGAAATATTTCTGGACGAACGGATAGATCGCCAAGATCGGCGCGCTCGCCACCACGATCAAGGAAAACTTCAACAAATCCTTCAGCCCTTGCCGGGCCAGCATCTCGGATGCGTCCTTCATCGCCGTCGTGTCCACGGAATTGAGAATCAAAATGTTCCGAAGCACGATCTGCAGCGGAAACAGGTCGGCTGACTTAAGGAAAATCAAGGCGTCGAAATACGAATTCCAATGCATGACCGCATACATGAGCACCAGCACGGCGATGATCGGCTTGGAGAGCGGAACGACGACCCTCCAGATGAATCCGATATTGCTGCAGCCGTCGAGCTCCGCCGCTTCCGTAAGCTCTTCGGGGATCGTCGTGTGGAAGAACGTTCTCGCGATAATGACTTGCCATACCGCCAGCGCTTGCGGAAGGAGCATCGCCCAACGCGTATCGAGAATGCCCAGACTCTTAATTGTAAGATAATACGGGATCAGCCCGCCTTCGAACAGCATCGTCGCCACGAGGATCATCATGATCGCCTGGCGTCCGTAGAAGTTCCGCTTGGATAACGGATAGGCCAGCATTATCGTTAGCGCGACATTCATCATCGTTCCGAAAAAGGTGTAAAACGCCGAGTTCATATACCCGACGATGACCTGATGATGCTCGAATACCGTCTTGTATCCGAGAAGCGTAGGTTCGACCGGCAGCAGCCACACCCTGCCCTCAATGACCGCTTGCGGCGCGCTGAAGGAGGCGCTGACGATATAGAGCAGCGGATAGAACACCGCCAGTCCGATCAAGGCGAGAAAGGCGTATATGCCGTATAGAAATAAGCGATCTCCGAACGATTCTCTTATAGTTCCGCGCAAGTGTTCCCCTCCTCTACCATAGACTGCTGTCGGACACCTTGCGCGCCAACGCGTTGACCAAGACGAGCAGCAGCAGATTGACCACGGAATTGAACAGCCCCACGGCGGACGAGAAGCTGAAATTCGCGCCGAGCAGCCCGATCTTATAGACGAAGGTCGGAATGACCTCCGACGTGCTAAGGTTGAGCGGGTTTTGCATGAGGTAAATTTTCTCGAAGCCGACGCGCATGAGCTGACCGACATTCAGAATGAGCAGGATGACGGCGGCGGGCAGCAGACCGGGAATGTCGATATGAATCATTTTCTGAAACCGCGACGCGCCGTCGACTCTGGCCGCTTCATACAGCTGCGGATTGACGCCGGCCAGCGCCGCCAAGTAGATGACCGCCCCGTATCCGGTCTGCTGCCATACCTCCGACCAGACGTAGATCGACTTGAAGTACCCGGGCTCTCCCATGAAGTTGATCTCCGGAAAGCCGAACCACGTAATGATATGGTTGACGAAGCCGAGCTTCGGAGACAAAAACAAGATGATCATGGAAACCATAACGACCGTCGAGATGAAGTAAGGGGCGAACGTCACCATCTGCACGCTCTTCTTGAACGCGCCGACCCGCAGCTCGTTCAGCGCCAGCGCAAGCAGGATCGGCGCCGGGAAGCCGACGCATAGGGCGTACAAGCTGATCCCGAGCGTATTCCACATCAGCTTCGAGAAATTCGGCGACGTAAAGAAGTCCTCGAAATGCTTGAAGCCCACCCAAGGGCTGCCCAAGATGCCTTGCACGACATTAAACTCTTTAAACGCGATCAGCGCGCCGTACATCGGTACGTATTTGAAAATCGCGATGTACAGCAGCGGGAGAACAATGACGAAATACAAGTCCCAGTTTCGTTTCATTTTCTTCGCGGGCAGCCATTCCCTCCGCACCGACGGCCGCGGCTTCGGCCGAGGTGTTACCGCTTTCAGATTCACGAATCTCGATCCCCCCATTCGGATGTTTGTTCGACGGTCTTATCGTAAGCCGAGTCGGCGGGGAATCCAACTCTCACTATTCCGACACGGGTCGATTTTCCTCCCGTTCCAGGAAGCCTTGCGGGACGCGGGGTTCCGGGCGGGAGCGATCCATTTTCCAGTCGACAATCAAAAATCCGGAGGTTTCCCTCCGGACGGTTACGCCCTAACTCGATTCGCCATGTCTTCGGAAATCTACAGGGGAA
The nucleotide sequence above comes from Paenibacillus antri. Encoded proteins:
- a CDS encoding ABC transporter substrate-binding protein, with product MKRRWTVTICAAMVLLLIAGCMGGGNGGGGEGEGAGQGEGTQGVVSFSAFAPQLVRIENMDTNLFTKYVEETVGIDIQWVLAPSEGANERKQLLLASGDYPDVFIHGDLTKEEQLKYGQQGVLIPLNDLIEQYGPNIKNTMDMIEEYTSEITAPDGNIYALPQVNECYHCMFSQKMWINAAWLEALGMSMPTTTEEFYQVLKAFKEKDPNGNGVADEIPLSGFQNSWHGNIDGFLMNAFIYNNSEDYFTLENGKVDIAANKEQWREGLRYLNKLYAEGLIDPAAFTQDEDALKQIANNANAPILGAYAAGHVAMGVQLLEDNNHADYHVVPPLKGPDGTQLAAYYPSIGRGQFAITNKATEEQRIAAIKLADLMATEEATIFSVFGPEGDYWRPSEAGEIDFHGRPAKYTNVKEFSTVTTWNVSWDQLGPSVRTSEFRESFATPEDEFSIDGYEKRLFLATQLYEPHKPAEVYPLNIFMDPADAQESNRLRTTINDYIQEHLALFVTGNRNLDTDWDAYVKGLDGLGLEQYLAIYQKAYDALPK
- a CDS encoding carbohydrate ABC transporter permease, translated to MRGTIRESFGDRLFLYGIYAFLALIGLAVFYPLLYIVSASFSAPQAVIEGRVWLLPVEPTLLGYKTVFEHHQVIVGYMNSAFYTFFGTMMNVALTIMLAYPLSKRNFYGRQAIMMILVATMLFEGGLIPYYLTIKSLGILDTRWAMLLPQALAVWQVIIARTFFHTTIPEELTEAAELDGCSNIGFIWRVVVPLSKPIIAVLVLMYAVMHWNSYFDALIFLKSADLFPLQIVLRNILILNSVDTTAMKDASEMLARQGLKDLLKFSLIVVASAPILAIYPFVQKYFVQGIMIGSIKG
- a CDS encoding ABC transporter permease, translated to MKRNWDLYFVIVLPLLYIAIFKYVPMYGALIAFKEFNVVQGILGSPWVGFKHFEDFFTSPNFSKLMWNTLGISLYALCVGFPAPILLALALNELRVGAFKKSVQMVTFAPYFISTVVMVSMIILFLSPKLGFVNHIITWFGFPEINFMGEPGYFKSIYVWSEVWQQTGYGAVIYLAALAGVNPQLYEAARVDGASRFQKMIHIDIPGLLPAAVILLILNVGQLMRVGFEKIYLMQNPLNLSTSEVIPTFVYKIGLLGANFSFSSAVGLFNSVVNLLLLVLVNALARKVSDSSLW